The Coffea arabica cultivar ET-39 chromosome 2c, Coffea Arabica ET-39 HiFi, whole genome shotgun sequence genome includes the window CCAAACGTCTTTTCCATCTTCCGCCAATTCGACACTTTTGGCAAAGGCTCCAGCCGCTCTTGAAACCCTCTGAAGATCGTAACTATAAGCCCTGCCGGTCATATAGTCTTCAACATAAGCAGCGCATTCTGGAGGGATGGTCTTCCACGGACTCAAGTTATTAGCCTCAACAGCAAACCTCCAACTTGTGCACTGCAATCTAAGTTCTTCCAGCGATTCCCTCAATTGAAATTCATTCCCTTCCGGATATTCAATGACCAATGGCCTTGGAAATATATGAGAATTATAGTTGTCATTCGCCAGAGTACAAGAGGAAAAAAGCATCAAGAAAAAGCACATTACGAAGAGAGAAgtcattttttttcccaagtCAAAGAGAACTCCTCCAACAACCAAGTAAACAGTAGTATTCTTTCCGAACTTGGTTGTCTATTTGGGTGTATAATACACAATACAAAGTAAAGGGATGCACGAAGATAGGAATATTAGGGAAGAGGGAGGTGAGGTTTGAATTTTATACGAGTAATTTCTTCCTAAAGATATTATTCCCTAAGGAGGGGCAGGTAATGGGCATATGCTTTTCTTGATTCGGATTGGGGGAAACTTGCATATTTGCTTCCTTACTATACAGTTACAGTAACATAAGTAGTGCTCACTAAAACCTCCTTTTTTTTCTGAGTGTGGGTTTTCCGGAGAAGAAGAAGGGGAATAAAGGGTGCTGATTGGTGGAATGGTCGGTGATTAATCAGAAATTATTTGAATTAGTAATCTGGGCAATTGGAGGGCGGCGACGAATACTGAACCGACGGCGAGGATACGTGTACCTGTAGACAAAGGTGGGTCCCCCTGTCGGTGAAAAGCGATTTTTCCATTCGTTTGTTGCCGGATTGGAAGAATTTGACGTGTCTCAGCCAATCAGAACTGTCTTCCCTTATTCTGGTCCTTGCGTATCAGCTGTCCGCTAGCTCATATAAAACAacccaaaggaaaaaaaaaaataagaaaaaaaggtGTCAAGAAACTGCAGTTTAAGAAAATAGTGCTAGAAGTTCTAATTCTGTGGCTATTTAATGAGCTACCCTGTTGGATGCACGACAAGTGTGTTAAAAAAGCAATTGATCCTTATTTATTAAGTGAATTTCTCTAGAATTTCACAATTTTACTATTTGAATTGTGGTtttgtaataaaaaattttgcatttttcgTGAATTTATTTTTCGATCAATTTTTTTATCTCTCATGCATTACAttcttaaaaaataattatttcacaaaaaccttttattaaaaaattgcaattcaaaCAGCACCTaattttttgcccttttctttGGGACATCAAAGAGGAGGTTGATTGAtaatttggggggggggggagggggtaCCCTGTAGAAGTAAGTATTCTGATACTATCGAAAcaattaaatgaaatgcaatatATTGACTGTAtcgaaaagaaagaaggaagatgagAAATTTACAAGTTTCTCAATTGTGTGACAAACCAATCCAAATCAAACAGATCAAGAAATGAGCCAAAAACACACCATAACAAGCTCAGGAAATTGTGGCTATTTATTTATATCAAACACAACAAAGTGATTCAATGTACTGATAACCATTCACACCCTCAAATCTTAAATAGCCCTCATCCTCAGCACCCTCAAAATCACAGAGCTTCACGAAGGTTTTGGTAACCAGATTGTAACGAATGGCCTTACCGGGAATCTGCAAAACTAAGAAAGCTTCCTCTTCTTTTTCACCCCGAATGATAGACAAGACTGAGAGTACATAGTAACCACCATCGTACGAGTCCAATTCAGTCCTGATCATTCGTGGAAATGCACTAGTAACCGCTGAAAGATCAACCATGTACTTGATGTCCCATCCTGAACAGTCCCTCCTCATTTCATACACATAGAACTCAACATCTGGACGACCATACATCTGAATAAGGTTCAAATGGTCGCAAGATTCTCCGAAATAAGTCATTTCAGCTTCCTGTTCTGCATTATTAGGAGTTGGTCCCACTTCTCCAAGCCTTTCCTGATCAACATTGAAGTATAATGAATTATCCCGACCCCAATGCCCGAGCCATTGCACTGATCCATTCCAGTAGATCCCATTCTTAAAATCATGTTTAGCAGCGAAAGGGTCCCCTGAAACTCTCCAGGGGCCTGCAGTGTCAGATGAGTATATCTGGATCTGATAAGACCCTGAAACCAGCTCAGAGGCCCGAACGCAGACAACTTTGTAGGCGGACGACTTGGTAGGGTCAAAAGCCAAGCTCACTCCACATATGGTCCTCCTATATGCCGGCTTTGGGATTGTGGTTAACTGCTTTGTGGTGGGATTGAAAACATGGTAGTTCTGTCGGGGGCGCTGAGCTCGGTAACTGGAACAGAGCAATAGGCCATTGCAAGACTGTAGAATCTTTATGGAGCCTGCAGATGGATCTTTGGCAAATTTTAGTACTGAAAATGGTGGGGAGGTCAGGTCATGGACGTCAAAGTAGATGTACTCCAATTTGGTTGGGTTGCTGCGAAAGCTTGTGCAGGGCAGGAATAGGCCTATTGCTGGCTTGAGAGTGGGACTGCGGTCCTGGTGGAGGACAGCAAATTGTGGGTTGGATATGACAGAGAGCCAGCGTTTGGAGACAAACTTGAAACGGATGAGTGATCTTATTGGAAGGCGTAAGAGGATGTCTTCCAATAGCCCATCAATTGAAGCAACTATCTGAGCAGATGTTACCTGCTCGGCTGCTCGGGAGATCTTGACACTACTGATCTCCATTGGTGGGTTTTGGGATCGGGGACGAAGTTGCTGTGCTCGAATTTGTTCGTCAAGTCCCGTACTTATATGCTGTGTTCTTGCGTGAAGATTGCTTTGCAAGCTGGTCGTGCAACTTGCGTTTGTGCGTTTGTTTtagggaaaattgcagaaacctcccctgaggtttctaacagtAGCACCCACCTCTCCTTTGGTTTAAGAAATTGCATTGACCGCCCTGAACTTAAGGAATCTGTTGCAGATTAGGTCCAAGCTAGAAAGAGTCCTATTAAAAAATTGTTTTAAAGAGTGATGAAAGCTTGACTTATTTCGACTAAGATTCTTTGCTAATACGACCAAGATTCTGTTTTGTATTATTAGGAGTTGCCCTTCATCTTACTTGCCTAGTAGTATTAGCAAAGAAAGAATAAAAGCTATTAAGGATCAATAAACTTCATGGTGTATAAGTGCAAACCATTTCCCATGCACCTGCAATAGCTTAAGCATCAGGTGAAAGCAACAGCTAGTTAAACGGTTAAATAAGATTTGAACTTGTACCAACTTATAAATGAGGTCAAATTTAGCAATTCACTACTACAACTAATTTTGGGAGTAACACTGTTGATTTTCTTGACTTTAGTTTGATAGTTGGAGATGAAGTGTTTGATGCGAACTTGACCCGACAAGAACTTGTCTTGAAGAATCAAGTTGATCAAGCAACGAAAAAATCTATCTTGGTcagattatatatataaaagatggATTCTAAAACAATCAATGCGGTTATGAATTGATAAGTcaaaacttgaacaaagaaGATATAATTCATTTTGTATCAAGAGCGTTCACAAAGGAACACGAAAGAGATGAAACTCTCAAACTTTAATTCTCATATTCATCTAACTTCTGAAAACGTTACAAGTTAGGTTTATTTATAGTTTTACAAAATACAAAACCTAATCTAAGATATAAACAATGCAAGTTTCCTAATTGGACTTGACAACTTTACTTGAcacaattttctaaattttaacaaaattcaaTTAACATGCTATAGAGGTTATATATGCCTTAGTAGGTTTACAAGATTCAAACAGacacaaaaagtaaaaaataaattaaaatacaataatCGTTTAAAATTAAAGCAATGAAATCTGACACGAATCCATTGGAAAAATTCTGCATTTTCTCTACCGGTTATAATCCATTCCATGGTTAGCTCGGATTGATCCACCAGATTTGTCCAATGACTTAGAACCAGAATGTGTTTTATTCGGTGAATTTTTCTATGATCAATAACCAGCTGACGGATTGAACACTATGTCTCTCGGTTAGGTCCCCCAATTCCACTTCTTCCAAGTCTGGATTCGTCCATATTTTTGAAAGGGTAATACTAAACATTTTGTTTAAGTTACTAAACATTTTTGAAAGGGTAACACTAAACAATTAGTTAATCAATTTGTTTAATTAGTAATTAATTAGTTTATTTACTTCCTCAATGTGTTCACAAGCAACATTCATTCTTTTGTAAAATTCATTCATCAGATAACCACAAATAATTGGGGGTAGTTAAGTAAATTCACACACTCTTTTGACAACAATAGGCCCCAATTAGTTcttaggggaggtcagtgcttATAAATCATATGGGATGTGTGTGCTACTCaaagaaacctcaggggaggtttctgcaattatccctttgtTTTATTATAGTACTTAATTTGTTTATTGATCCATATTTTTAAGTTTGGTTTTGTTTCTCGTTATGTGTGCGTAAAGTCAACTGGCAAAGCGGGGATTGCTGGAGAAGCTTCTGGTTAGGTAAAAGTTATGAGCATTTTTCTGTCGTCGAGACTTGCCTGGTACAGCGATAAATCATAACCAAAAGTGTAAGGAATTACTTAAAAGGCTACGATAGAAGCCCCACAATATTGGACTCAAACTGCAAGTCTGCAACCTTTGCCTGTCAATGAGCTAAAAGATTCAACCAATGTTGCCTTACTATTGGGTTTCTTAGCATAGCAGGTTGCAGGAAGGCGGAAACAGGCAATTCCCCATTCTAATTTTATAATCAGCCTAAGTAATTTGGTCGGCCAAGATTGCTTAGTCTGTATATAatgatttatgattttttttgagataattttAAAACCGGATCTTTATATAATGTCACCTGACACTTCAGAACTtcaaaaaatatcacttacctcgcTTATTTTTAACTCTTTATAACATTATTGTCAACCCAATCCAAAAAATTCATTAGTGGATAGAGGATATAGAATATGTTTTCATTTCAATATTGCTTTTTTCTTGTGAACCATTTTAAATTCATAATAAATCTAGTTAATCCCTTAATGTTTAAAAACTTGACAGatataaatttttaattagGTGTTACAAGGTGTTAAAACTCAAATGAGTTTGTAAACATAAacattttgtctttttttttttcctgggtTTCAAGTCTTCAATCTAAACAAggaatttagaaaattttcaaaaattataaaaatttgaaaaactcctCAAATTGATTGAAAATACTTCACAATAAAGGAATAATCTTTTTTGGCTTGAGATCCATTGAATACATTcttaaaactaattttttttgtacattAAAGTACGTATTGTTATATTATTTCCATCAAAATTACACATTTTATCTGTTTGTCGTTATTTTCAACCCTTTATTAATGCTTTCAATTctgaaataaaaatagaacaacaaAGAGCACTTTTCAGATGAAAACTCTTCTCTatccaaaaatgaatttttaatatattttgaaatgggTTGACAAAGGGTGAGGGGGCAAATGATATTTTGTTTAAAGTTAAAGGGTAGGTGCTAAGTGAAGCTGTGGAGGCTTCTAATGAAGTATGACAACGTTTTAG containing:
- the LOC140034043 gene encoding F-box protein At5g07610-like — protein: MEISSVKISRAAEQVTSAQIVASIDGLLEDILLRLPIRSLIRFKFVSKRWLSVISNPQFAVLHQDRSPTLKPAIGLFLPCTSFRSNPTKLEYIYFDVHDLTSPPFSVLKFAKDPSAGSIKILQSCNGLLLCSSYRAQRPRQNYHVFNPTTKQLTTIPKPAYRRTICGVSLAFDPTKSSAYKVVCVRASELVSGSYQIQIYSSDTAGPWRVSGDPFAAKHDFKNGIYWNGSVQWLGHWGRDNSLYFNVDQERLGEVGPTPNNAEQEAEMTYFGESCDHLNLIQMYGRPDVEFYVYEMRRDCSGWDIKYMVDLSAVTSAFPRMIRTELDSYDGGYYVLSVLSIIRGEKEEEAFLVLQIPADS